The segment TTCATGTGGAGAGTGACTCACTCCATTTTTACTTGGGACAAAAATCATGGCTATTGGTGCGATTTTAGCCACCATCTGTGCGTCGTGTGCTGCTCCACTGGGCATTATTTTATAGTTCAACGCGAGTTTCTTGGCATTGTTTACCAAATGCTTCTGCATGGCTTCATCACATGCCACTGGATAAATCATGCTCGTTTCTACAAATTCAAATCTCAGTTGTCTGCGTCTGGCAATCGCCGAAAGTGCTTTGCGACAAGCATCCTTCAATTCGTTCATTACTTCCAAACTCACATCTCGGGCATCAATACTGAAATCAACCTGACCCGGAACCGTATTGGCCGACCCAGGGTACAAAGCCACATTGCCAATCGTGATTCGAGAGGCTTCTCCCCCATTTTCATCAATGATTCTGGGGATTTCGTGGGCAAAATCAGCCAAGCCCATAAATGCGTCCTTGCGCATATCCATGGGAGTCGTACCCGCATGATTGGCAGCACCTACCAGCTGTACCTGCCACTTAAACAAACCCGTAATATCCGAAACGATACCTACAGAGAGATTTTCAACATCCAATACTGGCCCTTGCTCAATATGTAGTTCCAAATAGCTGTAAATGTCTTTTTTGGGACGAGAAGCAGACAAGGCTTGAAAGGGATCTACCCCCAGAGATCTCAATACTTCGGACAAATGCACACCATTCAAATCTACAGATTCCTCTATGATTCGAGGGTTAAGCTGTCCCGCAAAGGCTCTGGAACCAAACATGCCTCCAAACCGCCCTTCTTCGTCGCTGAATGCAATGACTTCCAGAGGGTATTTGGTTTCAATTCCTTGCTCTTTCAAGCAAATCAGACATTCCAACCCAACCAAAACACCCAAAGCACCATCCAATGCACCTGCATTTGGCACAGTGTCTATGTGCGAACCAATGACCACAGCAGGCAAATCCTTGTTGGCTTCTGTTTCATAGCGACCGATGATATTGAGTGCTTCGTCCCGTCTGGTTTTCAAGCCATATTGCTGCAACTGATCTTCCAGCCATTCACGCGCGACCAGTTCATCAGCATTGAAAGCCATACGGTAGATACCACCATCCGCTTTTTTGCCAATCATGGCCAACTCATTGAAGTTGCTTTTGAATCGCTCAAAATCAATTTGTAAGGTCATACCACGTTGTTGTCTAACTATCTAATGTCTAACTTCTCAATACTAGAGAGAAAGTTCTTTCCCTTCTATGAATTGTCTGTGTAAAATCTGCAATCCTAGAATATGATTGACCAAAGCATCCTTTCTCACCAATGAGACAGGGTCTTTGTCATTTTGATATTCGGAAATAAATCTTTTCAATCTCCCCACATCAAACAAACCTGATTGACGCAAAGTATCTTCGTTGATATATTCCTCAATCAATTCATTTAGCGCATTTTTCTTCTTTTCCTCGGTGTGAGCTGGTGGAGACATGAAGGCGAATTTTTCGCGTTCATACAGCACTTTGGGGAGGATATCCTTCATTGCCTCTCGCAACACCCACTTCTCTGTGTTGCCCTTGATGCGGTAGTGTGGCGGTATCTCTCTGGCCATTTCTGCTACATGATGATCCAAAAATGCAGGTCTGGACTCCATAGAATTGGCCATGTCCACTCGGTCACCACCCCAGTTGAGAATCTGACATTCGAGCATCGTTTTGCTCCATGTATATTGTGCCTTGTCCAAGACATGTCGGTTTTTTAGTTGCTTAGGATCAAAGCTCTGTGCAATAGCTGCTACTGGATCATAATCTTTGAGATCATCCAAAATATCATTGTGCAACAACGGTCTCGCAATCTCTAGGGTATTCATCCAAGGCTGGATCCAAGAAGGCGTAAAACCACAGATGTCATCCATCACAGGATGTGAAATATGCTCTTCGGAGAGAATCGCTCCTTTAAACAATTTATTACTCTTCTCCATCAGCTCCTTGTAGCTATCTACTTCCTCTTGGGTATGACCAGAGCCTTCCATGTTCTGATAGCCATACTTGAGCATGTCTCGCTTGAGTTGCGGATACCCGCCAAATAACTCGTCAGAGCCCTCTCCGGTCACGACAACTCTGTAGCCACATTCGTTTACCTTCTTGCTCATTTGCCACTTGGCTACACCCAGTGTGTTGTAAAAGGTTCTTTCCGAATGATACACTGTTTTAAGGTAGTTTTCGCCATACAAATCTCCCGCTGCAAGGTTGATTTGCTCTTGATTCGAGCCTACACGATCTGCCATTTCTTTGGCAATGTGCGCTTCATCATAATCCTTGTTGTCAAAACTGATCGTAAATGCCTGTACGGGTGATTGCTGCATCGATGAGGCCAATCCCAACATAGAGCAACTATCAATCCCTCCAGACAGGTAGCAACCCACAGGCACATCTGCTTCCAATCTATGCTCTACTGCCTCTACCAATTCCTCCTGCGTACGTCTAATATGGTATTCGGCTGACTTGCCCATGTCTCTGTCTTGCTCCTCTGGAAAATCCATGTCCCAGTATTTGTGGTCTTTGATATCCAAACTATCACCCTTGCGCTGGATGATCAGCATGTGTCCTGGTCTCAAAGCGTGGATGTCCTTGTATGCAGTAGTACCAGGTACCATGGTTTGCATCAACTGGTGCAACACTGCCTGGTTGTCAAATGCTCTTGGTACCTCTGGGTGAACCATCAATGCTTTGATTTCTGATCCCCAAAAGACATTCCCTTGGTTGATGTGGTAGAAAAGCGGCTTGACGCCAAACCTGTCTCTTACCAATATCAGACGTTCTTCATCCTCATCATACATCGCAATGGCAAACTCACCACGCAAATGCTTGACAAAGTCCAAACCATACTTCTGATACAAAGGCAAGGCGATCTCACTGTCACTTTTGGTCGTGAAGTCAAATCCTTCTAATCGCAGATTGGTTCTGATTCGCTTGTAATCATAAAACTCCCCATTGACAGTCAGTACGTTCTTGTTTTCTCTCGCAAATAGTGGTTGACGCCCTGTTTCTAAATCAATAATCGACAAACGAGCATGTCCCATCGCCAGACCTTTGGCCTCATCGAGATGATAGCCATAGCCATCTGGTCCTCTGTGATAGAGCATGGCTGTCATTTTTGCTAAATTCTGAGGGGCTGATGATTCTAAAGCACCGGCTTTCCAATATCCTGTTATTCCACACATATTATGCTGTAGGTATTTTTTCTTTTGGGAGTTTATTAAAACGATTCAATACGGAGATAAACAAGGCCTGTCTGACAAAGACAGCTCCATGAGCCTGAGTAAAGTATAAGTTGTGGTGGGTATCATCTAGTATAGGATCCAACTCGTCCAAACGAGCCAGTGGATGCAAAACCACTGCATCATCCTTCAGTTTGGTATGGCTATCGAGTTTGAATCTACTATCCAGAGACTTGTAGCTATCACCTAAGAAGGCAATAGAGTTCATGTAGATCACATCCAGATCTTCGACTACTTCATTCACATCATTGGTGATATGAATGGTGATACCTGATTCTTTTACTTTGTTGGTCAGTTCCTCTCCGAGAGGGTCGGCCATTTCTGAGATGATAGATATCTGTTTGATATTGTCTTTGAATAGCAGAGACATCCGCAGAAAACTATTGACTGCACGCATGCTACCTGGTGTACCTAATATGCCCAGATGAATTTTGTTTTCAGCCTTCAATTGCCCTTTGAGCTCTGGCTTCCATTTGAGTATGGCAAACCAGTCGGCGAGTGACTGAGTAGGATGTTCACCCGACCCATTGCCGGCATTGATCAGTGGAATTCTCAGGTGAGTAAGAATCTCTTCAACGGCCGAGGTCTCTGTGTGACGCATCACCACACAGTCACCGTAAGCATTAAACATCTCTCCTATGTCATTGAGCGATTCTCCTTTGGCTTGTCCCGTGCTTTTCCCGTCCGAGATACTGATAATCTTGCCATCGAGCCGTAACACTGCGCTCTCAAATGACAATCGAGTCCTCGTACTCGCCTCAAAAAATGCCGTCACGATGATCTTGCCATCCAACGGATGAGACTTGGCTATTTCTGTACTCTCTAGCAGTGCAGCAAATTTGCAGACCTCTAGCACCAGTTCTTTGTCAAATTGATCTACGGACAGTACACTTTGCCCAACCAATTTTTTCAACACATCCATGTTGATCGTGTCCTCCTTGAGTAGTGTTTCAGGGTCAGGGTTCAATCCATCCGACACCATCGGATTTCTATCCAGTGATTCCTCATCTGGACTAAATTTTTCATTTACCATAGTTCTTTGGATTTGATATCCTTGATCAACATCCAAACCAAAGCCACAACAGTACTACTGATGCCGATGAGGGAGAGTGAGATCAAGAGACTTAAAAACGATTCGGAAAAATGCATTTTAAAAGTTTAGTGTTTAGATTCATTCATCAGCTCCCAATCAAAATTGTCTGGAAACAAATAGGTGCAAACCAAAACTGTAATCATAGAGACTGCTGCTCCAATCAATGATGCCGTGTACCAACCCAAAACAAAATAGGCGATCAAGCCCAAACTACTGCCGAGAATCATACCCAGCAAGGCACCTTTGGCGTTAGCTTTCCTCCAAAAAAGCCCTGTAACGATCGGCCATATCGTACTCCCTACCATCGGTCCTGCAAAAAACAAAACAGTTGCCAAGGTCCCAATTCGCGGCATACAGAATGCCCAGGCTAAAAATCCCAAGCCAATGATAATTCCTGTCGACACGCGCCTGAGTAACTTTTCGTTGGCTTTCGGATTGATCATTTTTCGGTAGATGTCTTCGGTGATTAGATCAGAGGTTGCTGCCAACAAACTGTCAATACTAGAAGCGAGTGAGCAAAAGAACACCGCAAAAACAATGACGGCTCCCGTTTGACCCAAAACATGTGAAGAAACCAAGGGGCCAACCATATCAGGACTGGTGATATTGATCCCAAGTGATCCACTCGTCAATGCAATAAATCCCGCAGCAATCGGAACAGGAAACCAAAAGAATCCGGACAGCAAATATGCTTTCTTTCCAATTTTCTTACGCATCGCAAAAGCCCTGCTCCACCACACATTGCTATGAAAGACCTCTCCTAGTCCAAACAATAGATTGTTAAAAACTGCCATGATGGCTGCTGGCATGAGTGCGTTCATCAGCATGGGTTTTTCTTCGATGACATTGGTATAGATATGACTGAAGTCTACCTGCCAGAGCACGCCAATACCGACTATCACGATCCCTACCAAAATGATGAGAGATTGAATGAAATCAGTCCCTATCACAGCATACAAACCTCCAAACAAGGTATAGATAACACAAACAGCCAATATGACGGTCATACCCCATGTATATGGAATACCTGCTATGGCATTCATCAGTATACCTCCTGCCATACCCATGCTGACCAACCAAGTGAAACCATAGAAAATGCTGATTGCCAAAAAGATATACCAAGTCACCCTACCGTACCTCAGACGGATAAAATCTCCACTGGTGTATCCTGTGGGCATGAGATCTTTGATGCGATTGGCCAAGGGTGCAAATAAGAACAGGCCAAAAGAAGCAGTAGAATAAGCAATCATACCCCATATCCCAAGCTGCAAAGCAAATTGGGGTGCCAACATCGTTGTATTGGACGTCACCCATGTAGCCATAGCGGTAGCAGCTCCAAAGGCCAGTCCGACATTGCGTCCAGCCAACATAAATCCATCCATGTTCTTGGCCTTCTTGCCCCAATAGATACCTAGCACTATCCAGATCACACTGAGTACCGCCAACAGAATCCATCCCGTTTCTGGACTGATGATATAGGATTGATGATTCATGCCTCAGATGTGGTTGTATGAGAACCTTTGATGATCACTACAGTCGTCAATCCAAACACCAACATCCCCACTCCTGCCAATGACAAGGCAAGCTGCAAGGATTGATGCTTGACAGTCAGTGAAAGCACATTGGACCATGAACTACCTGCTGTTTTGACACGATAGTAGTAGTGACCATCTTCCAGCCCAGAAACAAAACTAGCTTGATCTGGACCTTGGTAGATCAATTGGCTAGACATGAACAGTGAGTCCTGGGATTGCTCCAACCAATACTCACTGGCACCATTATCAGCATTCCACTGCAACTGGATGTAGCCACTGTTGGCATACTGGTGTAGGTCATCCACATCAAAGTAGGCCTGCTCAGCACAGACCTCTACCGAAAGCAAAATGCCCAATAATATGAATATGTATGATTTAATCAAACCGTTCTTCTTTGTCTTGCTCTGCTTCTATTTTCTCTTGTATTTCTTTGATTTCCTTGACTTCTAAGATTTCCTCTGGTGGCTCATCCACGATATTTCCGAATTCGTCCACAAAAGCAATCATATCTGTCAGCTTACCACCACCTTGCTCTCTTTCTTCCAGTTTGACTCTCTTTTCTTCCTTTTTCTTTCTTTTTTTCTCAGCTTTTTGTCTCTTCACAAAAGCATTAAAATTCTTCTTTCCCATCTACTCAGTCTTGTTTTAGTTGCTCGCTTCAATACTAAAAATGGCAATACAGTGCATGAAACGATTCTACACTGGTCATCCTACAGTCTCCTAGATATTGAACTAAAACACGAACTTGTTTTCTAAGTCATGATGGCATGTCACGATCGGCTGACTAAATAGAAATATGCCAGCGAATGTTTCGACATTCAAGTTTTTAGTGATGAGAGATAAATTACTGAAAGCTATTCGTCCACGATATGAAAAGCTTCTGATAATAAGAAGCCCAAATGATACTGATTTCAAACCAGTCCTCATCTTTGGCTCGACCCTGTCGAATGTGGAGATATGTTCTTTAAAATCTTCGATAAACTCTTTTCGCTCTCATTTCTACAGGTTGTACTAACCTCCTTCGTGAGCAACTCAATTTCTAAGATATTTTAATGACATTACAAATTTAAGATATATGTTCTATAGAACATAATTATATCGAAAGTTATGTCGCAAATATATGTTTGGACAAATTAATTGATGGGCTCCTCTGGACTCAATACCGCTCCAGCATCCAACTGCTTGATTTGCATAGCAGAAGTAATAATTTCAAGTGATCGCTTGACCATTAATTTATTCTCATTGGACAGGGTATCTAGTTTATCGGCCAACCTGTCGTGTAGGACATTTGGTGTCTCTTGGAGCAATTTCAGCCCAGCTGCGGTCAAAACAACAAAGGTCACACGCTTATCACCTGCCTTGGGTAGTCGAGCTACATACCCTCTCTTTTCCAATCTATTGATGATCCCACTGATGGTACTAGAATTGAGACTCAGGAGCTCCATGAGTTCTTTGAGAGTGGATTGAAAGTTATGAGCTTTCTGCAAATGCCCCATACAGAGCAGCTGAGCGATACTCAAACCAAAATCCTTTTGTATTCCCTTGGATTCCAGATTGAGCGAGCGCACAATCTTCCTAATACTAACAATGATTTCTAATGAATCCATGGATTACAAATCTCAACCAAAACAATCAAACGAAAGTATGTCACAAAGCTATGTTCTTTGATTGTTGACAAGCCTCTTTACATTCCTTTTGTGTCGAACTGAGCAGTGCTTCCCAACCCTTTACTTTGTTCTCTGATACTACGAGCGCTTGACTTACATTTTTCAATTTGAGTACGACACTGTCAGAAAAATCTCCTTTTTCTAAATCCAACATCAGCATCTGTACACCTACACCGTTTGATTCTATGTACTGCATTTCTTCATCCAATTCTTCTTGAATGCTTACATAAACATCACCATGCGCCAAGCAATTCATTTTCAACTGATTGAGCTCGGACGTTTGCTCTGCGGTCAATGTGTCGAGACTATCCGTATTGCCATAGACTGCATGATATACCTTCTGCCAAGTGGCGATTTGTTGTGTCACGTCAGCGGACAACGTGGCTGTATGAGTCACTACTTCTTGCCATCTATTGCTTACATCCCCTATTTCCTGACGGTACTTACTTTCTGGAGAGCAGTTTGAAAAGAAAAATAGTACAATTAGAATAGGGCAAGCACGTAGCATCGATGTGTTGTTAAGTTTCTAAGCAGAATATAAGTAATAAAACCCGTGTTGCTCAAATCAAAACAGGTATTTACAAAAAAAGCGCCTTCTTTTCAGATGGGCGCTTTAATATCTTTTCAAGTAAGGTATTATTACAAATCGTAAGTTTCGGGATCGTTGATCATTCTCAACTCCATCAACTTGGCCTCTTCATAGCTCACTGACATGTATCCCAATATACCCCCAGACGCTTCAGCTATCTTTTTTGCCATGTCTTTCAAACTTGCGTATAATTTAATCGCAAATGTATGATCTAGCTTAGGTAAAATGTGATTTAATTTTCTTAGCTCCTGCGTGATCATTTCTGTCCTAGCATCGGCATTATCAGGCATCTCTGCCACATATTTTTCAAACTTGGTTTGAAAATCCTTGCCTACTTCCCTATAATAATCGATCAATTGTTCCCTTGCTCTAGACTGCTTACTGTTGGCAATTTCTACGGCCTGAGTGATTTCGTCTTTGTCAATTTTATCATCAGCACCTGCTATCATTACAGAAACTAATACTGGAGCGTTGAGCAAAACCTCAATTTCGTCATCTCTCAACGTTTTAAATTCTTCCACCATCTGGCTATGTTCTTTTATTGTAATTATTCTGCTCCGAAAATAAGAGAATTACTTTAATTGAAAAACTAAAATTAGATTAATTGGTCAAATCTTTTGCTGACTCCCTTCTAATCTGCTCTTCTATAAATCCTTTCACCTGTTCTACATCCAATTTCTTGGCAATGATCTGTTTATCCTTATCCAAAATGTACAGTACGGGTGTACTTCTCACATTGTACTGCACTCTAAAATTACTCCTATGTCCTAAATCCGCATAGTTTAGCCAATCCAAGTCCAGTTCTTTGATAAATTCCTTCCACTTAGCTGCATCTGTATCTGTACAGACGGCAACTACTTCTGCCTTGCCATCCAACTCATCATACACTTGCTTCAAAACAGGTGTCTTCTTCTTGCAATGTCCACATGTGGGTGAATAAAAATACAAGATGACATAATCGTCTTTGATCGCATAGAGATTTTGGGTTACTCCCAATGTATCCTGAAAATATATCTGAGGAGCTTTGTTGCCGATTTGATTGTCTTGATGAAAAACCATTTCATCTTTGAGTTCCTTGAGCATGGCTTCATCTGCCCACGGAGCTTTGCCTTTCAAATAATATTGATTGGCTAGATGAACAAATACTTTATCCATCCCCATGATTTTGTGGTTTTGGTATTTCTGAAAGAAAGTAACCAACAGATACCTATAGAGCTCTTCATTTTTCTCTGATTTTTGGAGCAAAAAATCAACAGATGCGATCACAGAATCTGGATTTTGAATGGTTACCTTATCTAGGTATTCATTGATTTTGGCATCAAAAATTGGTGTACGCAGCAGCCCCTCGGAATTAAAATTCAACTCTCCAAAGTAGTTGTGCTTGTATTGATAATACTGCTCCCGTCTCTGCTCCACAGACAAAGAATCCCCTTCAAAATGAAAATCAGGTTTTAGGTTCATTAGGAACAAAAGTTCCGCCACAAAACTGCCTTGATAGGCTACTTCCATACTGTCTCTGGCCTGTTCATTCTTGAGGTTGATCTCTCCAAGCTGCTGCAAGACCACAGCAGAATCAGCTTTGGTTGATGTAGAATCCAGGATCTGTGTCATCTCCCGAACATGCTGCTGATGTGCGATCATCAATTGTTGAAAATCCCTGAATTGCTCGTTGGATTTAGAGTTTTTGACAATCATTGCCCCATAGTTATCATCCATCTGAGTCGAAATGCTAAAGTTCTGCTCATCTACCACAAACTCCATATAAAATTTGGGACTGTACAAGAAATACACCCCAGGTTTTAGCACTTTATTCCCATCAAATGTCACCTTGCCTCCTTTGGCAATCAACGAAGTATCCTGCAAGTATTTCTTTGTTCCGAAATGATAACCCAAATATGCTACAGAGTCCTCGTAACCTTTGATCTCCAGCTCGATTTTGTAGCTTTCTTGCTGTGCAAAGGCCTGAAGAGAAAATATTAAAATGAAAGGTAGAAGTGTTCTTTTTAGAATCATGAAATCCAATTATTTGGTATCTAAACAACGCAAAAGAAGTAATTTTGATATGATTATCTCAATA is part of the Reichenbachiella agarivorans genome and harbors:
- a CDS encoding Zn-dependent hydrolase gives rise to the protein MTLQIDFERFKSNFNELAMIGKKADGGIYRMAFNADELVAREWLEDQLQQYGLKTRRDEALNIIGRYETEANKDLPAVVIGSHIDTVPNAGALDGALGVLVGLECLICLKEQGIETKYPLEVIAFSDEEGRFGGMFGSRAFAGQLNPRIIEESVDLNGVHLSEVLRSLGVDPFQALSASRPKKDIYSYLELHIEQGPVLDVENLSVGIVSDITGLFKWQVQLVGAANHAGTTPMDMRKDAFMGLADFAHEIPRIIDENGGEASRITIGNVALYPGSANTVPGQVDFSIDARDVSLEVMNELKDACRKALSAIARRRQLRFEFVETSMIYPVACDEAMQKHLVNNAKKLALNYKIMPSGAAHDAQMVAKIAPIAMIFVPSKNGVSHSPHEWTDWHHLHTGANLMLNTLIDIAQIP
- the asnB gene encoding asparagine synthase (glutamine-hydrolyzing) yields the protein MCGITGYWKAGALESSAPQNLAKMTAMLYHRGPDGYGYHLDEAKGLAMGHARLSIIDLETGRQPLFARENKNVLTVNGEFYDYKRIRTNLRLEGFDFTTKSDSEIALPLYQKYGLDFVKHLRGEFAIAMYDEDEERLILVRDRFGVKPLFYHINQGNVFWGSEIKALMVHPEVPRAFDNQAVLHQLMQTMVPGTTAYKDIHALRPGHMLIIQRKGDSLDIKDHKYWDMDFPEEQDRDMGKSAEYHIRRTQEELVEAVEHRLEADVPVGCYLSGGIDSCSMLGLASSMQQSPVQAFTISFDNKDYDEAHIAKEMADRVGSNQEQINLAAGDLYGENYLKTVYHSERTFYNTLGVAKWQMSKKVNECGYRVVVTGEGSDELFGGYPQLKRDMLKYGYQNMEGSGHTQEEVDSYKELMEKSNKLFKGAILSEEHISHPVMDDICGFTPSWIQPWMNTLEIARPLLHNDILDDLKDYDPVAAIAQSFDPKQLKNRHVLDKAQYTWSKTMLECQILNWGGDRVDMANSMESRPAFLDHHVAEMAREIPPHYRIKGNTEKWVLREAMKDILPKVLYEREKFAFMSPPAHTEEKKKNALNELIEEYINEDTLRQSGLFDVGRLKRFISEYQNDKDPVSLVRKDALVNHILGLQILHRQFIEGKELSL
- a CDS encoding aspartate/ornithine carbamoyltransferase family protein, encoding MVNEKFSPDEESLDRNPMVSDGLNPDPETLLKEDTINMDVLKKLVGQSVLSVDQFDKELVLEVCKFAALLESTEIAKSHPLDGKIIVTAFFEASTRTRLSFESAVLRLDGKIISISDGKSTGQAKGESLNDIGEMFNAYGDCVVMRHTETSAVEEILTHLRIPLINAGNGSGEHPTQSLADWFAILKWKPELKGQLKAENKIHLGILGTPGSMRAVNSFLRMSLLFKDNIKQISIISEMADPLGEELTNKVKESGITIHITNDVNEVVEDLDVIYMNSIAFLGDSYKSLDSRFKLDSHTKLKDDAVVLHPLARLDELDPILDDTHHNLYFTQAHGAVFVRQALFISVLNRFNKLPKEKIPTA
- a CDS encoding sodium:solute symporter family protein — its product is MNHQSYIISPETGWILLAVLSVIWIVLGIYWGKKAKNMDGFMLAGRNVGLAFGAATAMATWVTSNTTMLAPQFALQLGIWGMIAYSTASFGLFLFAPLANRIKDLMPTGYTSGDFIRLRYGRVTWYIFLAISIFYGFTWLVSMGMAGGILMNAIAGIPYTWGMTVILAVCVIYTLFGGLYAVIGTDFIQSLIILVGIVIVGIGVLWQVDFSHIYTNVIEEKPMLMNALMPAAIMAVFNNLLFGLGEVFHSNVWWSRAFAMRKKIGKKAYLLSGFFWFPVPIAAGFIALTSGSLGINITSPDMVGPLVSSHVLGQTGAVIVFAVFFCSLASSIDSLLAATSDLITEDIYRKMINPKANEKLLRRVSTGIIIGLGFLAWAFCMPRIGTLATVLFFAGPMVGSTIWPIVTGLFWRKANAKGALLGMILGSSLGLIAYFVLGWYTASLIGAAVSMITVLVCTYLFPDNFDWELMNESKH
- a CDS encoding cold-shock protein encodes the protein MGKKNFNAFVKRQKAEKKRKKKEEKRVKLEEREQGGGKLTDMIAFVDEFGNIVDEPPEEILEVKEIKEIQEKIEAEQDKEERFD
- a CDS encoding MarR family winged helix-turn-helix transcriptional regulator gives rise to the protein MDSLEIIVSIRKIVRSLNLESKGIQKDFGLSIAQLLCMGHLQKAHNFQSTLKELMELLSLNSSTISGIINRLEKRGYVARLPKAGDKRVTFVVLTAAGLKLLQETPNVLHDRLADKLDTLSNENKLMVKRSLEIITSAMQIKQLDAGAVLSPEEPIN
- a CDS encoding TlpA family protein disulfide reductase, which encodes MILKRTLLPFILIFSLQAFAQQESYKIELEIKGYEDSVAYLGYHFGTKKYLQDTSLIAKGGKVTFDGNKVLKPGVYFLYSPKFYMEFVVDEQNFSISTQMDDNYGAMIVKNSKSNEQFRDFQQLMIAHQQHVREMTQILDSTSTKADSAVVLQQLGEINLKNEQARDSMEVAYQGSFVAELLFLMNLKPDFHFEGDSLSVEQRREQYYQYKHNYFGELNFNSEGLLRTPIFDAKINEYLDKVTIQNPDSVIASVDFLLQKSEKNEELYRYLLVTFFQKYQNHKIMGMDKVFVHLANQYYLKGKAPWADEAMLKELKDEMVFHQDNQIGNKAPQIYFQDTLGVTQNLYAIKDDYVILYFYSPTCGHCKKKTPVLKQVYDELDGKAEVVAVCTDTDAAKWKEFIKELDLDWLNYADLGHRSNFRVQYNVRSTPVLYILDKDKQIIAKKLDVEQVKGFIEEQIRRESAKDLTN